In Fragaria vesca subsp. vesca unplaced genomic scaffold, FraVesHawaii_1.0 scf0513031, whole genome shotgun sequence, the sequence TGTTGCTTATAATAAAAGCCACAATCATCCATTGAGAAGAAAGCTTTTGTTGGAGGATTCTCTATCGGATATTCCAGAggtaattattttcttatttgcgtagttttagttttttgatCAATTTATCTGTCATCACTTCAACTATCTTTGGTTTACTTAGATTATTTTTCGGTCGATGTGGTTTATTCAGGTTGAAAACCATGAAAACCGTGATGAAATGTCTTATGGAAAGGAGCCCCAAATAGAATTCTATAAATTTATTAGGCTTAGCAAAGATGGTAATGTTGCATTGGCTTTGACATCAATGTTTCTTAGGTCTTGTTTTACTTTCACTATCTTATTCAACTAAACAATTCAACAAACTGTAATagtatttgtttcttttgacaGCTTTACTTGGGAATTCAAAGAATAATTTGTCTTTGAATGAGATTCTTTATGATCACCGTTCTCTTAAAATGAATGATGATGACCATTAACATGTTTGCAAAGTCCCTTAAGGAaaaggtttgttgtttttctttgatatttgcTTAACCtcttattttctataatcTCAAGAGTTGATATTAAGTTTTAGATATAACATTTTGTGATTAGGGTGCAAACTTTAGGAATTTCCCAACCATTAACGTGGTTCTTGTTGGTGTCGATAATAAAGTAATGTGAGATCCAACTATAGAAATAGTGAACTTAAAATCGGGAAAATTTCTTCATGTCTACAATATAAATTCATGCATTTTGGTGAACTTTTGATTGTATATTTGAGGTTTGACTTTATTATGTGAATGATGTTGAATCATCAGGTCCTAGATTATACGATGACATTTGTGAGAGGGacttcatcaattcatcaaagtaataatcattttttttatttcagtttcctttgtatttgtttagttttcaatTAATAAGCTAGATCGAGTGTccttattctttttttaatattatagACCATTTCGACGTTTATGGTATGACGAGATTGTTTTCACTGTCGTTACCCGAGAGGAGCTGCATAATCAGGTACGTTTCATTCGTATAAcggaaaaacaaatgaattcaCTTGACATATTTAAGAGATTTCCCGTTTACTACCAACTTATTGGTGTGATAAAATAGAGGTTTTGTTAGCTTatcatttgaaattgtttCAAATGCATGCAAATTGGTAATGCGGTTGCCCTCTAGCTAGTGATGACTCTCTGTTTGAGTTGCCCAAGCACATGCATCTGCTGGATTGTTGCTTTGAAGATTGAGAGTATGTCGAAGATTGATTCTATGACTTTTCGGAAACTGAAAAACTTCAAAGATTCTATAACTGATTGTTTTTGCATCATCTTCAAAGATGCATATTATGTGAATATATCATTGAAATTGTATCCATCAAGATTATGGTCTCTTATGGTAGTATCAATTATGATTCAGACATTTCCTCAAAGACTGTTTGCCTTATGATTGACATTGGTTCTGGTTTATGGTAGCAATCATATTTGTATCCTCTTATGGTTGGCACATTGTTCTATGGCTATGAGGATTTCACACAATCAACCTGATGGGTAAAAACATCTCTCCTTATTTGGAGGAGAAGTCAATTGTCTCATGCCCATCAATCTAAAATGAGGCAAGTTGCTATTCTATGACCACCATAGTTGGTACAACATGCATTTGTTGAAATGCAAGAGAGCAACCTGTGTATATAGGTGTGGTGGTCGGTTGTAAAGATTGAAATGGAAGAGCATGCATTAATGTGGCATGGAAACATTGAGCATGGAACAAGGAAGACTTGTGGAATTCTCTTCCTAGTGATGGACGTGCATAAAGAATGGTTCCTTTGAAGATGGAGAATGTCGAAGATTGATTCTATAAATTCTTGGAAACTGAAAAACTCCAAAGATTATATAACTAATTGGTTGTGCATCATTTTCAAAGACGCATATTTTGTGACTATATATCATTGAAATTGTACCTAGTACAATTTGATTCCATCAACATTATGGTCTCTTAAGGTAGTATCAATTATGATTCAGACATTTCCTCAAAGACTGTTTGTCTTATGGTTGGCACTAGTTCTGGTTTATGGTAGCAACCATATTTGTATCCTCTTATGGTTGATATATGGTTCTATGGCTATGAAGATTCCACACAGTTAGTCTGATGGGTCAAAATATCCCTCATTTGGAGaagtcaattttctcattccCATCAATATACAATAAGGGAAGTTGCTATTCTATAACTAGCATAGTTGGTACAACATGCATTTTTATACAACATGCATTTGTTAAAATGCAAGAGAGCAacctatgtatatatatcggTGTGGTGGTCGGCTGCAAAGATTGAAATGGAAGATCATGCATTAATGTGGCATGGAAACATTAAGTGTGAAACAAGGAAGACTTGTGGAATTCTCTTCCAAGTGAGGGACGTGCATGAAGAatgcattcatatatatgcctatatatagaggcattTGCAATGGTGCAAAATATAGAAGTACCGGTGAGTACATCTTGTGTTATACAAGAGtgtgagatagagagaaaacttTAAGTCGAGAGTTGTGTGTGTAGCAAAACAAAGTGAGTGTGAGTGTATCCCTTCAAGTGTGAGTCTTGAAGTAGTGTTTCTCTCGTTGTAACCTTTATTCGTGTAGTGGAGGTTCTTTGTTGCTGTTGCCCCGTGGACATAGAAACTTTGCCGAACCATGTTAATTCCCGGTgttctttatcattttatttccgctacattttatatttgtggttGTGAGTTTTCGATTCCATTCTACAGTTTATTCTTTCGCTTAATCCAatagtggtatcagagctctTGGTTCTGACCGGAAGCTGCTAGAATGGAAGGATCACGAAGTACCATGATTAGACTCAAACACTCCAGCTAGATTACATGGAAGCTGAGAATGGAGGATATTCTCTATTGCAAAGATTTGCACGAGCTAATTGAGGGAGACGATGCCAAGCTAGAAGGAACTACACCAGCAATTTGGACGAAGATGAACCGTAAAGCCATCGGTCATATTCATGAATGAGTGGACGACAGTGTGTTCTACCATGTTGCCAACGAAACCAGTGCATGCGTATAAGCTATGGTTGAAGCTGGAGTCCTTGTTTGAGAAAAAGACTACTGCTAAGAAAAGCTTTTCTTATTAAAGAGCTCGTCAACATGAAGTATCGGGGAGACGTTCGAGTGACTGAGCACCTCAACAACTTCTAGAGTGTACTCAATCAATTAGCCACGATGAGcatgaaaattgatgatgagTTACAAGCCTTGTTGCAGCTAGGTTTGTTACCAGATAGCTATGAGACAGTTGTTGTTACCGTAAGTAACTCTGCTCTTAAGTGTATTATCTATGGAAAAATATTAAAGATAATATGTTGAATGAAGAAACCAGAAAAAGTTCTTCGTCAAGTTCAGAAAATGGTCAGTTCTTCATTGTGGAGAATAGAGGAAGGAGCAAGAGCAGAGGACCCAAAGGCCATGGAAGAAGTATGAGCAAATCTAGAACTAGGTTTAGCGGAAAGTGTCATCATTGTGGTCTTCTAGGCcacatgaagaaaaattgttaCAAGTTGAAGCAAGAATTCAAAAAGGGCGAGAAGACGCTACTCATCAACAAAAGGAGAACACAAACAATGTTGTTGCTGCGGTGTCTCATGATGAGTGTGAGTTCCTGTCACTTGGAGGTGAATGTCTACTGGTAGGTCATCTTGGAGTTCAATGGATCGTTGATTTCGGAGCCTCGTTTCATGCCACGTCCCACGTAGAGTTCTTCACTACGTACAAAGCAGGTGGCTTTAGTAAAGTGAAGATGGGCACTGACAGCTACTCCAATATTGCTGGGATTGGGGATATTTACTTACATACGGATGTGGGCTACCAGTTAATGCTGAAAGATGTGAGACATGTTCCTGGTCTACGTCTCAATCTTATGTCAACCAGTGTACTCGATCGACAATGCTTTCATCATCATGGCGGTGATGGAAAGTGGAAGCTTACCAAGAGATCTCTTGTAGTTGTATGAGGAAAAATGTGGTGCACGCTCTACAAGACCTATGGAAAGATTTCCAAGAGAGAGCTGAATGCAGTCAAGGAATCCTTTCTAAGTTTGTGGCATAGACGTTGGCCACATGAGTGAGAAGGGACTACAAATGTTGGCAAAGAAGTCGCTAATTCATGTTGCCAAAGGTAACTCACTAAACACTTGtgattattgtttatttggtaagcaaaagaaaattagttatTCGAAGTCTTTCataaggaaagaaaatattctaGATCTAGTACATTCAGATGTGTGTGGTTCGATGGAAGTCGAATCATTGGGTATGCATAAGTATTTTGTTACTTATATCGATGATGCTAGCTTCACGGAAGGTTTGAGTTTATTTGCTGAAATCCAAAGACCAGATGTTCCAGACGTTTACAATTTTCCACACCATGGTGGAAAGGGAGActagaagaaaattgaagtgCATTCGCAGTGAAAATGGCGGAGAGTACACATCGCATGAATTTAGAGATTATTATGCGAAGTATGATATCAAACATGAGAAGATGGTTCCTAGAACACCCTAACATAATGACGTAGCAGAGTGGATGAACCGTATCATTATGGAGAAAGTCAGATGCATGTTGAAGATGGCCAAATTGTCAAAAGAATTTTGGGGAGAAGTTGTGAAGACTGCGTATTACCTCATCAACAGAGCATCGTGTGtacttttagaatttgagaCTCCAAATGGAGTTTGGACCGGCAAAGATGCATCATACTCGCATACGAGAGTATTTGGATATAAAGCATTCGCACATGTATCTAGGGAGTAGAGATCAAAGCTGGATGACAAGGCGTCGCCATGCATATTTGTTAGCTACGACGATGAAGAGTTTGGCTACCGGCTGTGGGATCCAAAGACGAATAAATTCATAAGTAGAGATGTGGTCTTTCATGAAAACCAATCAATTGCAGATTTCGACAAAAAGGTACTACCGAGAAATGCAGCAATTGACAGCCGCATTTATGATTCACCATTGCAGAACGAATCTAATGTTGGGCTACAAGGTGATAGAGTTGAAGGTGTACCAGACATGGTCGATGCTGAAGCTAAAGATGAGGGGGAGCAACCTGTGAATAATCAAGTAGCAGTTCGCAGAAGCACCAGGTGGCCGATTCCATCCACTAAGTATTCATCATCACAATATATTTTGGTGACTAACGATGGAGACGATCCTTATGCAAATTACATCATTTTGACCAGTGACGGAGAGCCTGAAAGTTATGAGGAAGCAAAGATTCATCAAGATCATGAAAAATGGAGGCTAGCCATGGACTCTGAGATGGAGTCTTTACTAGAGAACGACACCAATGAGTTGGCAAAGCTTCCTAAAGGCCAGAAAGCACTCAAGAACAAGTGGGTGTTTAAGCTGAAGcgagatgagaatgagaagctGACGAAGTACAAGGGTCATTTAATTGTCAAGGGATTCAACCAGAAAGAAGGAATCAATTTTGATGAGATTTTCTCACATGTTGTCAAGATGACTTCGATTAGAATCATTTTGGGCATGGCTGCGAGCATGGATCTTGAGGTGGAGCAAATGGACATAAAGACTACATTTCTTCACCGtgatttagaagaagaaatatacatGGAGCAACCAGAAGGCTTTGAAGTCAATGGAAAAGAGCATATGCTTTGCAAGTTGAAGAAAAGCTAGCTTGTACGAATTGAAGCAAGCACCAAGACAATGGTACAAGAGCCAAGTTGCTATTCTATAGCTAGCATAGTTGGTACAACATGCATTTGTTGAAATGCAAGAGAGCAACCTATGTATATAGGTGAGGTGGCCGGCTACAAAGATTGAAATGGAAGAGCATGCATTAATGTACGTGGCATGGAAACATTGAACATGAAACAAGGAAGACTTGTGGAATTCTCTTCCAAGTGATGGACGTGTATGaagaatgcatgcatatatatgtctatatatagaggcattTGCAATGGTGCAAAATATAGAAGTACAAGTGAGTTCATCTTGTGTTATACAAGAGtgtgagatagagagaaaatttCAAGTCGAGAGTTGTGTGTGTAGTAAAACAAAGTGGGTGTGAGAGTGTATCCCTTCAAGTGTGAGTCTTGAAGTAGTGTTTCTCTTTCGTATAGTGGaggttctttgttgttgttgccccGTGGACGTAAGCACTTTGCCAAATCACGTTAATTCCACTgttctttatcattttatttccGCTACATTTTACATTTATGGTTGTGAGTTTACGATTTCATTTTACAGTTTATTCTTCCGCTTAATCCAACACAGCCTTGGCTGTCTCTCCATTCTTTCGTTTGTCGGATTCGTACCTTTTGAGAGTGACCCAAATCTCTCTAAAATCTTCAAAGTTATGAGTAAATTATAGTTACCTCCTCAATTATAGGAGTTTAAACGTAGATTTACCTGCATAATTTAACAACAACCCGAGCTATTTGGTTTTTAGTATCAGAGGCTCTACCAACCTTAATCTAATGCAGCTGCTGCTTGAGTCAGGTTTGTCTCTTGACGAGAAATTTTCAGATGCTacaggaggaccacgtggcagtatGACATGGTCCTACATtctaatcaaatattgacacgtggatttattacaactaaaatataaactaaggttttctattttttgtgaaatgacattcatgggtctttgttgaatttggactagggtttatggtttagggtttagggtttaggtttaggGGTTAGAGTTTTGGGTCTAAGGTTTAGAGTTTATagtctagggtttagggtttaaaaagcaacaacaaacccaaaattgttttgacaaaatggctaatgtatttttttcttaataaaatccATGTGTCGTTGTGTCAATATTTAATTGGAATATAGAACTACGTCATAGTACCATGTGGTCCTCCTGTAGcgctgaaaaatttctcgtcTTTTGACTCTAGAATCAATTTCAGTTAGTGTTGattggtttatgttttttttcaagttCGAATGTTTAGTGGTGTTTGGTTGCCGGAAAGTTTATGAAAGGAAGTAGAGAATCTCATTGAATTTGAGGTACTATGTGGTTTTGAAACTAGAGAAGCTAATTGGGTACTTGCTCTATGGAAACTACAACCCCTCTTGTGTTCTCTCTTGTTCAATGCAGAGTTTTTCGAGCTGTGAAGTAGTGAACCACTACccactttagtttttatgtcAAGTTCTTCTATAGGTTCTTTAAAGCCAAATCGAAATCAAGCTTATTTCAATTGAGATTTGCTTTAGTTCACTTTGAGTTTGAGATTCCGTTTCGTTTTACTTTGTTCCAGTGATCTTTTTTGTCTGTGGTTTCCTTTTGGTTCAACTATGATTCTCAAACAGTAGACTAGGGAACTACCTACTTTCCACTCTCAGTGTTAAGTTCTTGCATGTGGTGGTTCCTGAAAGACTTTATGCATATGCCTAAGTCTAGAACTAGTTAAATTGTTGTAGAGTTGGTGTAGTTCTGCGAGTTTAGACATTTTCGTTTGGTTTGCTATATTTCCATTGATCTTACTATTGCTGTAGTATCCTCTTTGTTCTGCTTCTTAGTTGTTTCTGTATTtggtttgtttctgttttgggtTTCACGCAGCTAATGATCAAAAGagaaatattagaaatttGTTCTATCGCAAACCCGGAACCTCGAACGCTTTTAGGTTATACTCATTTTAGGTAAtggttttttcctttttacctGAATTTGATACGAAACGGTGGAACTGTGTTATCTTAATTTGCCAAGTATCATATCAATCATGAACTATCACTGTGTGTTCAATTTACTGATTTACTGCATGTACAATTACATTATGTATTGTTCCTCCTAGCAGAAGAAAGTTAAAAGTATAGTTTTTCTTAACCATGATTTTGCATTGTTCTTCATATCATCACAATGTTTGGATTTACTGTTCTCCAAAACATTAACTTCAATCGTTTAACCAAGTCTATTATGGATAATTTCTCATCCTTGTTTATTCACATCAGGGGGGAGAATGGAGGGGGGAAGAGTGGAGGAGGATTCATCTTTGTAGAACAATGATTTTGTGGATACTACATGTAATTCTGCCTTTGTTTCATGCATGCTCGGTTTGAGTAGATTTCTCTCTTTTAAGTTCTGTTTCTTAGCAGGTAACAGAAAAAGGAGTCATGCCAGTTAAAACATATCAGACTATTTATACACTGTTTGAATCTCTACCCATTACCAGATCGTTGTAACTCAACTTCTCATTAAACTTCTTTTCTGGTggaaaaactattttttttaactgcCAATATAAGGAATAGCTTTTCAAAAACTGGGGAATCGCCCCAAAAGCCATGAACTTGTTCCTCAAATCTCAAAAGCTCAagccttctccttctccttcctcttcccctCACTCTCCTCTTCACTTAGGTTCTCTCCTCCAGGGTCCTCTCTCAACCTCCCACCTCCTCCAGATCCACGCCCAAATCTTCCTCTTGGGCGCCCACCACAACAACCTCATCGCCACTCGTCTCATCAACCACTACCCTTCTCCTCACATTTCTCTCCGAATCCTCCGCTCCCTCCCAAAACCCAATCTCTTCCCTTTCAACTCCCTCCTCAGCCTCTTTGCCCAACAGGGCCTCTTCTCCAATGCCTTGTCCCTCTTCAAATCCCTCAAACAGATCCCCCTTTCGCCCAACGGCTTCACCTTCTCTTTCCTTGTCAAGTCATGTGGGGATTCTGTTCATGCCAATCAAATCCACACCCATGTTGTCAAAACCGGGTTTCTCTCTGATCCTTTCGTCGGTAATGGCCTGGTTGCTGTGTATGCCAAGGGAGTGAAGGATTTGGGCTCTGCACGGaaggtttttgatgaaatgcctgACAAGGGTGTTGTTTGCTGCTGGACTTCTTTGGTTGCCGGCTATGCGCAATCCGGTTACGCTGAGGAGGCCTTGCAGGTTTTTGTGATGATGGTTAAGGGGAATTTGCGGCCCGAGGATGCTACATTGGTCAGTGTTTTGTCGGCTTGTTCGAGTCTTGACATGTCAGAGATTGGGAAATGGGTTTTGATTCTGTCGCGAGTTGATGACAATGTAGTTGGGTTGGACTCTGCTAAGACTGTGCTGGTGTATTTGTATGGAAAATGGGGGAAGGTTGAGAAGAGCAGGGAAATGTTTGATGGAGTTTCGGAGAGTGGGAAGCGAAGTGTGCTGCCTTGGAATGCTGTTATCGGTGCGTATGTTCAGAATGGTTGTCCTCTGGATTGTTTGAGTGTTTTCCGGTTGATGGTGGGAGATCCCACTCGAAAGCCTAACCATGTTACTATGGTGAGTGTGCTTTCGGCTTGTGCTCAAGTTGGCGATTTAGAGCTTGGCAGGTGGGTTCATGAATACCTGAAATCAAAAGGAAGCAGATGTGTGATTAAATCAAATAGAATTCTAGCCACTGCTCTGATTGACATGTATTCCAAATGTGGGAGTTTGGTGAATGCAAAAGAGGTTTTTGATCAGATGGTGTCGAAAGACATTGTTTCGTTCAATGCTATGATCATGAGTCTTGCTGTTAACAGTGAAGGAGAGGAGGCCCTCAGGCTATTTTCTAAAGTCCAAGATTTTGGTTTACAACCCAATGCTGGTACCTTCCTTGGTGCTTTATGTGCATGCAGCCACTCAGGTTTTTCCAAGAAAGGACGTCAAATATTCAAGGATATGACCTCAGTCTTTTCCATTTCACCTAAATTAGAACATTATGCTTGCTATATTGATCTCCTTGCCCGAGCAGGCCTAGTTGAGGAAGCTCTCGAGGTTGTGATTTCCATGCCTTTTGAGCCTAATAGTATTGTGTGGGGTGCTCTGCTTGGAGGTTGCCTACTCCACTCTAGATTAGACTTAGCTGAATATGTTTCCGATAAACTTGTTCAATCTGACCCTGATAATACCGGCGGTTATGTCATGCTGGCTAATGCATTTGCATCTGATCATCGATGGGGTGATGTCTCTTCTCTGAGGCGGTTTATGAGGGAAAAGGGAGTGACCAAGAAGCCTGGCTGTAGTTGGATCAGCATTAATGGTGTTGTGCATGAATTTCTTGTTGGATGCTCATCACATCCTCAAAGTGACAGTATATGTAGCTTACTAAATGGGATGGTGAAGCATATGAAGATAGCAATTGACATACTATgatacatttttgttaaaagtattgtttttttttttttgttttttttgttttttttggttctttacTAATTGACATACTAATTGATTTTTTGGAGGTCTATTGAACATAATATGGTTTTTCGTCTTTTGCCACAGGTATGCACCAAGGAATGCTGAATATAGGCTTTGTCTAATAACACAGTTTTGACATTCGTGTTTTGACatttgtgaagaaaaaaagaattgaaaaacaaatgtcAACAACATCAGAAGTTGACTTACAGGAGATGTTGCTTAGAAGTGCAAACATATTCGAAGTCTCTGGAAAAGATAAGTTTCAAACAAAGCTGGAGTCCTTACTGAATTTCCATCGGAGAATCTGGATAATCAAGGCTGGGTAAAGTGTGTCCTGTGGCTCAAAATTATTTCTGTGCCCACTTATCTTCTGTCAAAAAGGTATGCACTAGCATATATGGAGTTTTCACCTGTAGGGAAAGAATTTGGATTTAATCGAATAATCTTTTGCTTTTATAGTAGTTTAACTCAGGTTGCTTATCTGAAGTAatacaatgtttttttttttataacttaATGCTTGAGAATAAAAATTAGAGCTAAACTTAAGT encodes:
- the LOC101300590 gene encoding DNA (cytosine-5)-methyltransferase CMT3-like encodes the protein MMCAGPYGVPQFHMRVFLWGEAFPPRALPQFPLPTHDVGLKGQIPTKWEQSCVAYNKSHNHPLRRKLLLEDSLSDIPEVENHENRDEMSYGKEPQIEFYKFIRLSKDALLGNSKNNLSLNEILYDHRSLKMNDDDH
- the LOC101298277 gene encoding pentatricopeptide repeat-containing protein At2g29760, chloroplastic-like — encoded protein: MPDKGVVCCWTSLVAGYAQSGYAEEALQVFVMMVKGNLRPEDATLVSVLSACSSLDMSEIGKWVLILSRVDDNVVGLDSAKTVLVYLYGKWGKVEKSREMFDGVSESGKRSVLPWNAVIGAYVQNGCPLDCLSVFRLMVGDPTRKPNHVTMVSVLSACAQVGDLELGRWVHEYLKSKGSRCVIKSNRILATALIDMYSKCGSLVNAKEVFDQMVSKDIVSFNAMIMSLAVNSEGEEALRLFSKVQDFGLQPNAGTFLGALCACSHSGFSKKGRQIFKDMTSVFSISPKLEHYACYIDLLARAGLVEEALEVVISMPFEPNSIVWGALLGGCLLHSRLDLAEYVSDKLVQSDPDNTGGYVMLANAFASDHRWGDVSSLRRFMREKGVTKKPGCSWISINGVVHEFLVGCSSHPQSDSICSLLNGMVKHMKIAIDIL